A single window of Ignavibacteriota bacterium DNA harbors:
- a CDS encoding serine/threonine protein kinase, with protein sequence MSNTFNEILKSIFEQALELNKFEREKYFSSLSDEHKKYLDEVKSLLASFEATDDFLEIASNYNQIFTPKVDEPHPLIGKHIGPYLVEDEIGFGGMGIVFVGKRDDNEFEQKVAIKILKQGLSTKYIVKRFENERQILANLQHPNIARLFDGGKTSDGLPYLIMEYIEGLPITDYCDENKLNTKQRLELFKTVCFAVHYAHQNLIVHRDLKPGNILVTKEGRVKLLDFGIAKLLDEAIESDNIKLTQTKMWNLTPDYASPEQIKGETITTQSDIYSLGVLLYEIISGEPPYKFVNTTPLGISKSIDETNIIKPSERIRQTTNSELRSEQNKNEIQKKIKLLKGDLDNIILKAMHKDPNQRYASVQGLINDLDRYFNGMPVNAREDTYLYRFSKFVQRHKVGAALFILFNIILISSISAIIYQGSIAAKERDKANLEVAKTESVNNFLQEMLSSADPTEIGKDTKVYDVIKKASEEVNAGFKDQPGIEAAVRKTLGKTLTNLGEFDQAKPHLEKSLELNEKVYGKESYQAGESLHELALYYDWLGDLNKADSLYHKSIIVLRGDTETPPRSLSSAINDYAIVKQEQDKYQESLILLKEAYKIAYKNFGSKDRDIASIANNLGLSFEGVKELDSAKIYYEKSLEMYLELYGPNRPEVSTIYNNLAYIFIAKEDYKSAHEHFIKSLELKKKSWGEKHSMVGFAYMNLGALEYTMKMYDSANNNLLNSLENFKTSINENHIWLGLAYFWYAKNLIEFSKLDEAENYINKALKIYYKNYPHEHINIISANAELGVIYLLKKNYLKAEKLLLTGYEKIKELKGADNFNTIRMLEYVLKFYQVTNNLEKFNYYNKLSETSKK encoded by the coding sequence GTGAGCAATACTTTTAACGAAATATTAAAATCTATTTTTGAACAGGCTCTTGAACTGAATAAATTTGAAAGAGAAAAATATTTCAGCAGTTTAAGCGATGAACATAAAAAATACTTGGATGAAGTAAAATCTTTACTAGCATCTTTTGAAGCTACGGATGATTTTTTAGAAATCGCATCAAATTATAATCAAATTTTCACTCCAAAAGTTGATGAACCTCATCCATTAATTGGCAAACATATTGGACCGTATTTAGTTGAAGATGAAATTGGATTCGGTGGAATGGGAATTGTCTTTGTCGGCAAAAGAGATGATAATGAATTCGAGCAAAAAGTAGCAATAAAAATTTTAAAACAAGGATTATCTACAAAATATATTGTTAAAAGATTTGAAAACGAAAGACAAATTTTAGCAAATCTGCAGCACCCTAATATTGCGAGACTTTTTGACGGCGGTAAAACTTCCGACGGACTTCCATATCTAATTATGGAATATATTGAAGGGTTACCAATAACAGATTATTGCGATGAGAATAAATTAAACACAAAACAAAGATTAGAATTATTCAAAACAGTTTGCTTTGCAGTTCATTACGCCCATCAAAATTTAATTGTTCATCGTGATTTAAAACCCGGAAATATTTTAGTAACAAAAGAAGGAAGAGTTAAACTTTTAGATTTTGGTATTGCCAAATTATTAGATGAAGCAATTGAATCTGATAATATAAAATTAACCCAGACAAAAATGTGGAATTTGACTCCGGATTATGCGAGTCCGGAACAAATTAAAGGCGAAACAATTACCACGCAAAGTGATATTTATTCTTTAGGAGTTTTGTTATATGAAATTATTTCTGGTGAACCGCCTTATAAATTTGTAAACACAACTCCGCTTGGAATCAGCAAATCAATTGATGAAACAAACATTATTAAACCAAGTGAGAGAATTAGACAAACGACTAATAGTGAATTAAGATCTGAGCAAAACAAAAACGAAATTCAAAAAAAGATAAAGCTTCTTAAAGGTGATTTAGATAATATTATCCTTAAAGCAATGCATAAAGATCCAAATCAAAGATATGCGTCGGTTCAAGGATTGATAAACGATTTGGATAGATATTTTAACGGAATGCCGGTAAATGCCAGAGAAGATACATATTTATATAGATTTTCAAAATTTGTACAAAGACATAAAGTTGGTGCAGCTTTGTTCATACTTTTCAACATTATATTAATTTCAAGTATTTCTGCAATAATTTACCAAGGAAGCATTGCTGCTAAAGAAAGAGACAAAGCAAATCTTGAAGTAGCAAAAACAGAAAGTGTAAATAATTTTTTGCAGGAAATGCTTTCTTCTGCAGATCCGACTGAAATTGGAAAAGATACAAAAGTTTACGATGTTATAAAAAAAGCATCTGAAGAAGTTAATGCGGGTTTTAAAGATCAACCTGGAATTGAAGCCGCAGTTAGAAAAACGTTAGGAAAGACATTAACAAATTTAGGTGAATTTGATCAAGCTAAACCGCACTTAGAAAAATCTTTAGAATTAAACGAAAAAGTTTACGGTAAAGAAAGTTATCAAGCCGGAGAAAGTCTGCATGAATTAGCATTATATTATGATTGGCTTGGAGACTTGAACAAGGCAGATTCTTTATATCACAAATCAATTATTGTTTTAAGAGGCGATACAGAAACACCGCCAAGATCTTTATCAAGCGCAATTAATGATTATGCAATTGTTAAGCAGGAACAAGATAAATACCAGGAATCACTAATTTTACTTAAAGAAGCATATAAAATTGCATATAAAAATTTTGGTAGTAAAGATAGAGATATTGCAAGTATAGCAAATAATTTGGGATTAAGTTTTGAAGGGGTAAAAGAACTTGATTCAGCAAAAATTTATTATGAAAAATCGCTAGAAATGTATTTGGAATTATATGGACCAAACAGACCGGAAGTGTCAACAATCTATAATAATCTTGCATATATTTTCATCGCAAAAGAAGATTATAAATCCGCACATGAACATTTCATCAAATCTTTAGAGCTTAAAAAAAAATCATGGGGTGAAAAACACTCAATGGTCGGTTTTGCTTATATGAATTTAGGAGCATTGGAATATACGATGAAGATGTACGATTCAGCCAATAATAATTTACTTAATTCATTGGAAAATTTTAAAACATCTATAAATGAAAATCATATTTGGCTTGGATTGGCTTATTTCTGGTACGCTAAAAATCTGATTGAGTTTTCAAAATTGGATGAAGCTGAGAATTATATTAATAAAGCATTGAAAATTTACTATAAAAATTATCCGCATGAACATATAAATATAATTTCCGCAAATGCGGAACTTGGGGTAATTTATTTATTGAAAAAAAATTATTTAAAAGCCGAAAAGCTATTATTAACAGGCTATGAAAAAATTAAAGAACTAAAAGGTGCCGATAATTTTAATACAATAAGAATGTTGGAGTATGTTTTAAAATTCTATCAAGTAACAAATAATTTAGAAAAATTTAATTATTACAATAAACTTTCTGAAACTTCAAAAAAATAA
- a CDS encoding sigma-70 family RNA polymerase sigma factor, giving the protein MYKNSQNITQLLNSASAGDSFALDNILPIVYNELRKISSKYLRDEYKKHTLQTTELVHEAYIKLIGDQNLSWESRAHFFGIAARSMRQILVDYARKKKADKRGKDKTQISLDDAHFILSDSEDQILNLNEALTKLEQLEERSCKIVELRFFSGLSIEETAEMLNISVATVKRDWQFAKAWLYREIN; this is encoded by the coding sequence ATGTATAAAAATTCACAAAATATTACTCAATTATTGAATTCTGCTTCTGCAGGTGATAGCTTTGCCTTAGATAATATTCTTCCGATAGTATATAATGAACTTAGAAAAATTTCCTCGAAATACTTGCGAGATGAATACAAAAAGCACACTCTTCAAACAACTGAATTGGTGCATGAAGCATATATAAAATTGATTGGTGATCAAAATTTATCATGGGAAAGCAGAGCACATTTTTTTGGAATTGCTGCCAGATCGATGAGACAAATATTGGTCGATTACGCGCGCAAGAAAAAAGCAGATAAACGCGGGAAAGACAAAACCCAAATTTCTCTTGATGATGCACATTTTATTTTATCTGATTCTGAAGATCAAATATTAAACTTAAATGAAGCTTTAACTAAATTAGAACAATTAGAAGAGAGATCTTGCAAAATTGTTGAGCTTAGATTCTTTTCCGGATTATCAATTGAAGAAACCGCGGAAATGTTGAACATATCTGTCGCAACAGTAAAACGTGATTGGCAATTTGCCAAAGCCTGGCTTTACAGAGAAATTAATTAA